A window from Rhea pennata isolate bPtePen1 chromosome 1, bPtePen1.pri, whole genome shotgun sequence encodes these proteins:
- the MKRN1 gene encoding E3 ubiquitin-protein ligase makorin-1 isoform X2, whose product MHGVCKEGSNCRYSHDLSTSQSAMVCRYYQRGCCAYGDRCRYEHTKPLKREEVTTVHSAAKTYPSVSSDLASLPETAEGSTAETEVENTNLAAAGVGVEDWVNAVEFVPGQPYCGRAAPSCTEAPLQGMVIEEEYEKQQANVEIKKQLCPYAAVGECRYGENCVYIHGDVCDMCGLQVLHPVDAAQRSQHIKSCIEAHEKDMELSFAVQRSKDMVCGICMEVVYEKANPSERRFGILSNCSHTYCLKCIRKWRSAKQFESKIIKSCPECRITSNFVIPSEYWVEEKEEKQKLIQKYKEAMSNKPCRYFDEGRGSCPFGGNCFYKHAYPDGRREEPQRPKVGTSSRYRAQRRNRFWEFIEERESSLPFENDEDEVVTFELGEMLLMLLAAGGDDELTDSEDEWDLFHDELEDYYDLDL is encoded by the exons ATGCATGGAGTTTGCAAGGAAGGAAGCAACTGTCGCTACTCCCATGACCTCTCCACTAGTCAGTCTGCCATGGTGTGCAGGTATTATCAGCGAGGATGCTGTGCTTACGGAGATCGTTGCAG ATATGAACATACCAAGCCACTGAAACGGGAAGAAGTGACTACTGTGCATTCAGCTGCAAAAACTTATCCCTCAGTATCCTCAGACCTCGCATCACTCCCTGAAACAGCTGAAGGAAGTACTGCTGAGACAGAAGTTGAAAATACAAATCTGGCAGCTGCAGGAGTAGGTGTAGAAGACTGGGTGAATGCTGTAGAGTTTGTCCCTGGGCAGCCATACTGTGGACGTG CTGCCCCTTCCTGCACTGAAGCACCTTTGCAGGGAATGGTGATTGAGGAAGAGTACGAAAAGCAGCAAGCAAATGTGGAAATAAAGAAGCAGCTGTGCCCCTACGCTGCAGTAGGAGAATGTCGTTATGGAGAAAATTGTGTTTATATCCATGGGGATGTGTGTGATATGTGTGGATTGCAGGTCTTGCATCCAGTTGATGCTGCACAGAGATCCCAGCACATAAAG TCTTGCATTGAAGCTCACGAGAAGGACATGGAACTTTCATTTGCTGTCCAGCGTAGTAAAGACATGGTGTGCGGGATATGCATGGAGGTGGTGTATGAAAAAGCTAATCCTAGTGAGCGCCGCTTTGGGATCCTCTCCAACTGCAGCCACACTTACTGTCTCAAGTGCATCCGCAAGTGGAGGAGCGCTAAGCAATTTGAGAGCAAGATTATAAA GTCCTGCCCAGAATGTCGGATCACATCTAACTTTGTCATTCCAAGTGAGTACTgggtggaggagaaggaagagaagcagaaactcATTCAGAAATACAAGGAGGCAATGAG caaCAAGCCATGCAGGTATTTTGACGAAGGCCGTGGGAGCTGTCCATTTGGAGGGAACTGTTTTTACAAACATGCATATCCTGATGGCCGCCGAGAGGAGCCACAAAGACCGAAAGTGGGAACATCCAGTAGATACCGG GCCCAGCGGAGGAATCGGTTCTGGGAGTTCATCGAGGAGCGAGAGAGCAGTCTCCCCTTTGAGAATGACGAGGATGAGGTGGTGACCTTTGAGCTTGGTGAGATGTTGCTCATGCTGTTGGCAGCAGGAGGTGACGATGAGCTAACGGATTCCGAGGACGAGTGGGACTTGTTTCACGATGAGCTGGAAGATTATTATGACTTGGATCTATAG
- the RAB19 gene encoding ras-related protein Rab-19 encodes MPFSHSGVDEAFDYLFKIILIGDSNVGKTCVVHRFKTGQYNEKQQNTIGVDFTVRSLDIDGKKVKIQVWDTAGQERFRTITQSYYRSAHGAILAYDLTRRSTFESIPHWIREIEKYGAANLVMMLIGNKSDSLDKRQVLFEDACTLAEKYGLLAVLETSAKEAQNIEEVFLLMAKELMARNTLQLHGENPPNSIYLDSRPVIASPSAEKTQCLC; translated from the exons ATGCCTTTCTCGCACTCCGGCGTGGACGAGGCCTTCGACTACCTGTTCAAGATCATCCTGATAGGGGACTCCAACGTGGGGAAGACGTGCGTCGTGCACCGCTTCAAGACGGGGCAGTACAACGAGAAGCAGCAGAACACCATCGGGGTGGACTTCACCGTGCGCTCGCTGGACATTGATGGCAAGAAAGTGAAG ATCCAGGTGTGGGACACAGCTGGCCAAGAACGGTTCCGGACAATAACCCAGTCTTATTACAGAAGTGCTCACGGTGCCATTCTTGCCTATGACCTTACTAGGAGGTCCACATTTGAATCCATTCCTCACTGGATTCGTGAAATTGAAAAGTATGGTGCTGCAAACTTGGTCATGATGTTAATTG ggaacaAATCAGATTCACTGGACAAGCGCCAAGTCCTGTTTGAAGATGCCTGCACACTGGCAGAGAAGTATGGGCTCTTAGCTGTTTTGGAGACTTCGGCAAAAGAAGCACAAAACATAGAAGAGGTGTTTCTGTTAATGGCTAAGGAGCTAATGGCCCGAAATACCTTACAGCTTCATGGAGAGAATCCCCCAAACAGCATCTATCTTGATTCCAGGCCCGTGATTGCCAGTCCAAGTGCAGAGAAGACCCAGTGCCTCTGTTGA
- the MKRN1 gene encoding E3 ubiquitin-protein ligase makorin-1 isoform X1, whose amino-acid sequence MAEAVALGTTAGAAAAAVTAATALAGATATASSPAAAPPPAAGPGGGGGGGWTKQVTCRYFMHGVCKEGSNCRYSHDLSTSQSAMVCRYYQRGCCAYGDRCRYEHTKPLKREEVTTVHSAAKTYPSVSSDLASLPETAEGSTAETEVENTNLAAAGVGVEDWVNAVEFVPGQPYCGRAAPSCTEAPLQGMVIEEEYEKQQANVEIKKQLCPYAAVGECRYGENCVYIHGDVCDMCGLQVLHPVDAAQRSQHIKSCIEAHEKDMELSFAVQRSKDMVCGICMEVVYEKANPSERRFGILSNCSHTYCLKCIRKWRSAKQFESKIIKSCPECRITSNFVIPSEYWVEEKEEKQKLIQKYKEAMSNKPCRYFDEGRGSCPFGGNCFYKHAYPDGRREEPQRPKVGTSSRYRAQRRNRFWEFIEERESSLPFENDEDEVVTFELGEMLLMLLAAGGDDELTDSEDEWDLFHDELEDYYDLDL is encoded by the exons ATGGCGGAGGCTGTGGCTCTAGGAACAacggcgggcgccgcggccgccgcagtAACAGCAGCGACAGCGCTGGCGGGAGCTACGGCCACGGCCtcgagccccgccgccgcgccgccccccgccgcggggccgggagggggagggggcggcggctgGACCAAGCAGGTCACTTGCAG ATATTTCATGCATGGAGTTTGCAAGGAAGGAAGCAACTGTCGCTACTCCCATGACCTCTCCACTAGTCAGTCTGCCATGGTGTGCAGGTATTATCAGCGAGGATGCTGTGCTTACGGAGATCGTTGCAG ATATGAACATACCAAGCCACTGAAACGGGAAGAAGTGACTACTGTGCATTCAGCTGCAAAAACTTATCCCTCAGTATCCTCAGACCTCGCATCACTCCCTGAAACAGCTGAAGGAAGTACTGCTGAGACAGAAGTTGAAAATACAAATCTGGCAGCTGCAGGAGTAGGTGTAGAAGACTGGGTGAATGCTGTAGAGTTTGTCCCTGGGCAGCCATACTGTGGACGTG CTGCCCCTTCCTGCACTGAAGCACCTTTGCAGGGAATGGTGATTGAGGAAGAGTACGAAAAGCAGCAAGCAAATGTGGAAATAAAGAAGCAGCTGTGCCCCTACGCTGCAGTAGGAGAATGTCGTTATGGAGAAAATTGTGTTTATATCCATGGGGATGTGTGTGATATGTGTGGATTGCAGGTCTTGCATCCAGTTGATGCTGCACAGAGATCCCAGCACATAAAG TCTTGCATTGAAGCTCACGAGAAGGACATGGAACTTTCATTTGCTGTCCAGCGTAGTAAAGACATGGTGTGCGGGATATGCATGGAGGTGGTGTATGAAAAAGCTAATCCTAGTGAGCGCCGCTTTGGGATCCTCTCCAACTGCAGCCACACTTACTGTCTCAAGTGCATCCGCAAGTGGAGGAGCGCTAAGCAATTTGAGAGCAAGATTATAAA GTCCTGCCCAGAATGTCGGATCACATCTAACTTTGTCATTCCAAGTGAGTACTgggtggaggagaaggaagagaagcagaaactcATTCAGAAATACAAGGAGGCAATGAG caaCAAGCCATGCAGGTATTTTGACGAAGGCCGTGGGAGCTGTCCATTTGGAGGGAACTGTTTTTACAAACATGCATATCCTGATGGCCGCCGAGAGGAGCCACAAAGACCGAAAGTGGGAACATCCAGTAGATACCGG GCCCAGCGGAGGAATCGGTTCTGGGAGTTCATCGAGGAGCGAGAGAGCAGTCTCCCCTTTGAGAATGACGAGGATGAGGTGGTGACCTTTGAGCTTGGTGAGATGTTGCTCATGCTGTTGGCAGCAGGAGGTGACGATGAGCTAACGGATTCCGAGGACGAGTGGGACTTGTTTCACGATGAGCTGGAAGATTATTATGACTTGGATCTATAG